Proteins from one Crocosphaera sp. UHCC 0190 genomic window:
- a CDS encoding SpoIID/LytB domain-containing protein gives MKAQQHRNSAPRVSRWLWLTLGRYSGLIGLVWILLSLPGQAATELRIAIKKGVNGVQIGSSTPALVKDAAGRKLGELAPLDGFTVKPRGSGVNLEQWNSSYLVIEPTADGVVWIGDRWYRGKVRIIRQGSGVTALNLVDLEEYLYSVVGSEAYPTWPQEALKSQAVVARTYALYQSSKASNRFYDLDTTTKTQVYKGLETEFVSTQDAVKATTGQVLTYKGKIILAAFHSSSGGHTENVEDVWSSPLPYLRGVVDYDQLAPVFQWSKTFSANDMGNLLGGVGAVRSLIPERTTPNGRIITLKVVGSRGSRRVTDDQLRKALGLKSTLFTVSASSGTFEIDGRGYGHGIGLSQWGTHYLAEQGIPYDQIVSHYYQNAQLTTIK, from the coding sequence ATGAAAGCGCAACAGCATAGAAACTCCGCGCCAAGAGTTTCCCGATGGTTATGGCTCACCCTTGGACGATATAGCGGACTTATTGGCTTAGTCTGGATACTCCTGAGTCTTCCCGGCCAAGCAGCAACAGAGCTACGCATAGCCATTAAAAAAGGGGTTAATGGGGTGCAAATTGGCAGTTCAACCCCTGCCTTGGTAAAAGATGCCGCAGGACGAAAATTAGGAGAATTGGCCCCATTAGATGGATTTACGGTGAAACCCCGTGGCAGTGGGGTAAATCTTGAGCAATGGAATTCCAGTTATTTAGTGATTGAACCGACAGCAGATGGGGTAGTATGGATCGGCGATCGCTGGTATCGGGGCAAAGTGAGAATTATCCGTCAAGGGAGTGGTGTCACCGCCCTAAATTTAGTTGATTTAGAAGAATACTTGTATAGTGTGGTGGGGTCAGAAGCTTATCCTACCTGGCCCCAAGAAGCGTTAAAATCTCAAGCAGTGGTGGCCCGTACCTATGCCCTGTACCAAAGTTCTAAGGCTAGTAACCGTTTTTATGACCTGGATACAACCACCAAAACCCAAGTATATAAAGGTTTAGAAACAGAGTTTGTCAGTACCCAAGACGCGGTAAAAGCAACCACAGGACAAGTTTTAACCTACAAAGGCAAAATCATTCTCGCTGCCTTTCATTCTTCTTCTGGGGGACATACAGAGAATGTTGAGGATGTTTGGAGTTCTCCGTTACCTTATTTGAGAGGGGTAGTAGATTACGATCAATTAGCTCCCGTGTTTCAATGGAGTAAGACCTTTAGTGCCAATGATATGGGTAATTTATTGGGAGGGGTGGGAGCAGTGCGATCGCTAATTCCCGAAAGAACAACCCCTAATGGACGAATTATTACTTTAAAAGTGGTGGGCAGTCGGGGTTCCCGTCGGGTAACGGACGATCAGTTACGCAAAGCATTAGGGTTAAAAAGTACCTTATTTACCGTTTCTGCCAGTAGTGGAACCTTTGAAATTGACGGGAGAGGTTATGGTCATGGTATTGGGTTAAGTCAATGGGGAACCCATTATCTTGCAGAACAAGGTATTCCTTACGATCAAATTGTGAGTCATTATTATCAAAATGCTCAATTAACAACGATTAAGTAA
- a CDS encoding FHA domain-containing protein, producing MAGKSVLPQRDHFLIIEDDKGRQEILLQDATYTMGRSQECNIRLRSQFVSRHHATVYRRVREDGSSYYRIVDGDIEGKRSVNGLLINGIKESARDLQHGDEIVFGPQVFAIYQYRQRDKFPTLPSNDPFDITLIDPAMMDYDEDTMEYD from the coding sequence ATGGCTGGAAAATCTGTACTCCCTCAACGAGATCATTTTCTGATTATCGAGGATGATAAAGGCAGACAAGAAATTCTCTTGCAAGATGCTACTTACACTATGGGTAGATCTCAAGAGTGTAACATTCGCCTGCGTTCTCAATTTGTCTCTCGCCACCATGCGACGGTTTATCGACGAGTCCGAGAAGACGGATCGAGTTATTATCGTATTGTGGATGGGGATATCGAAGGTAAGCGCAGTGTTAATGGGCTGTTGATCAACGGCATTAAGGAATCTGCCCGCGATCTCCAACACGGGGATGAGATCGTTTTTGGTCCCCAAGTCTTCGCTATTTATCAGTACCGTCAGCGGGATAAATTTCCCACTCTACCCAGTAATGATCCCTTTGATATTACCCTGATCGATCCTGCCATGATGGATTATGACGAGGATACGATGGAGTATGATTAA
- a CDS encoding DUF262 domain-containing protein, whose amino-acid sequence MNCQLHNLDEDSPVYFLGSIILIEKSEKPQVEVVDGQQRLTTLTLLISVFRHLLSSESNAN is encoded by the coding sequence ATAAATTGCCAGCTTCATAATCTAGATGAAGATAGTCCTGTTTATTTTTTAGGTAGCATTATTCTCATTGAAAAGTCTGAAAAGCCTCAAGTAGAAGTTGTAGATGGACAACAAAGATTGACCACTTTAACTTTATTGATTTCTGTATTTCGACATCTATTATCTTCAGAAAGTAACGCTAATTAA
- a CDS encoding cytochrome c biogenesis protein CcdA, producing the protein MLESLQNQAYHLEQFANKLVSMQLTHLSWISIAIIFLAGLLTSLTPCMLSMLPLTVAYIGGYESQGKLQGVIQSIWFSLGLATTLAGLGILAASLGKVYGQIGVGLPIFVSIIAILMGLNLLELIPLRFPSLGATDWITDQLPAGVRSYSLGLTFGLIASPCSTPVLATLLAWVATKQDVMLGGVLLLSYTAGYVMPLILAGTFTATLKKLLELRRWSAWINPVSGVLLIGFGIFSLLSRLPLGRF; encoded by the coding sequence ATGCTAGAGAGCCTACAAAATCAAGCTTATCATCTGGAACAATTTGCTAATAAACTGGTTTCTATGCAATTAACTCATTTGAGTTGGATCAGTATTGCTATCATTTTTTTAGCAGGACTTTTAACCAGTTTAACCCCTTGTATGTTGTCAATGTTACCCCTCACAGTTGCTTATATTGGGGGTTATGAATCTCAAGGAAAATTACAAGGTGTGATTCAATCAATCTGGTTTTCTTTGGGGTTAGCGACTACGTTGGCAGGGTTGGGAATTTTAGCTGCTTCTTTAGGAAAAGTTTATGGACAAATTGGCGTAGGATTACCGATTTTTGTGAGTATTATTGCTATTTTAATGGGGCTAAATCTGTTAGAATTAATTCCCTTAAGGTTTCCCTCTTTAGGGGCAACTGATTGGATTACAGATCAACTACCAGCCGGGGTTCGTTCCTATTCTTTGGGGTTAACATTTGGACTAATTGCTTCCCCTTGTAGTACCCCAGTTTTAGCTACTTTATTGGCTTGGGTTGCCACTAAACAAGATGTGATGTTAGGGGGTGTGTTACTATTATCTTATACGGCTGGTTATGTCATGCCTTTAATTTTAGCAGGAACCTTTACGGCTACCCTAAAAAAACTGTTAGAATTGCGTCGTTGGTCGGCTTGGATTAATCCAGTTAGTGGGGTTTTATTGATTGGGTTTGGAATATTTTCTTTATTATCTCGATTGCCCTTAGGCCGATTTTAA
- a CDS encoding Uma2 family endonuclease yields MLTTKPRFQTFEEYLQYDDNLELEVRGEPKNRYPDLTIIREEHIQQLSKRNTLRLFMSPPLLVIEVVSPGEIQRERDYIAKRIQYQDCRIPEYWIVDPQRQTISILQLTGDSYKEVGNFSQDDLIKSPMFQELRLTVSEVFQLTS; encoded by the coding sequence ATGTTAACCACTAAACCTCGGTTTCAAACCTTTGAAGAGTATTTACAATATGACGATAATTTAGAATTAGAAGTCAGAGGAGAACCCAAAAACCGCTATCCTGATTTAACCATTATTCGAGAAGAACATATTCAACAACTCTCAAAAAGAAATACCCTTCGTCTATTTATGTCACCTCCCTTATTAGTTATTGAAGTGGTTAGTCCTGGTGAAATTCAAAGGGAAAGAGATTATATTGCTAAAAGAATACAATACCAAGATTGTCGTATTCCTGAATACTGGATTGTTGATCCTCAAAGACAAACCATTTCAATCTTACAATTAACAGGAGATAGTTACAAAGAAGTGGGTAATTTTAGTCAGGATGATTTAATTAAATCTCCTATGTTTCAGGAACTAAGGTTAACTGTTTCGGAGGTATTTCAACTCACCTCTTAA
- a CDS encoding M48 family metallopeptidase, with protein MQLSKTQLIGLKADDFRHPLDLQATTALKQLPGLDLMVRSLLGSVAEQFFYLNNIASSVLVSQQQLPHLHNLLLEACRILDLEPPQLYLQQNPVPNAYTFAMQGKQPFMVIHTSLVEMLTPEEIQGVMAHELGHLKCEHGVYLTLANLMVLGASLLPTWGGAIAQSLQTQMLQWVRCAEFSCDRAALLATQDPKVVMSILMKLAGGSPTLAPQLNLEAFIQQARDYEAISNTVLGEMLKQAQTEQLTHPVPVLRAKEIDDWASSQDYHHLLETGKTEYNQKAMAKGGWRNW; from the coding sequence TTATCAAAAACCCAGTTAATTGGCCTCAAAGCTGACGATTTTCGTCATCCCCTCGATTTACAAGCCACCACCGCACTAAAACAACTCCCTGGCCTAGATCTGATGGTCAGGAGTTTACTGGGTTCTGTCGCTGAGCAGTTTTTCTATCTCAATAACATCGCCTCTAGTGTCTTAGTCAGTCAGCAACAACTGCCCCACCTCCACAACCTACTGCTAGAAGCCTGTCGTATCCTTGATTTAGAACCCCCTCAACTCTATCTGCAACAAAACCCTGTCCCCAATGCTTATACTTTCGCCATGCAGGGAAAACAGCCTTTTATGGTGATTCATACCTCCCTGGTGGAAATGTTGACCCCAGAAGAGATTCAAGGGGTCATGGCCCATGAACTCGGACACCTAAAATGTGAACATGGAGTTTATCTCACCTTAGCAAATCTGATGGTCTTAGGAGCTAGTTTATTGCCTACTTGGGGAGGGGCGATCGCTCAATCTTTACAAACTCAAATGTTGCAATGGGTGCGCTGTGCTGAATTTAGTTGCGATCGCGCTGCTTTACTAGCAACCCAAGATCCGAAAGTGGTGATGTCAATTCTCATGAAATTGGCTGGAGGTTCCCCTACCTTAGCTCCCCAGTTGAACCTAGAAGCATTTATCCAACAAGCGAGGGATTATGAAGCTATTAGCAACACTGTTTTAGGAGAAATGTTAAAACAGGCGCAAACGGAACAATTGACCCATCCTGTCCCTGTTTTGCGGGCTAAAGAAATTGATGACTGGGCCAGTTCTCAAGATTATCACCACTTGTTAGAAACAGGCAAAACAGAGTATAATCAAAAAGCTATGGCCAAGGGCGGATGGCGAAATTGGTAG
- a CDS encoding heavy metal translocating P-type ATPase — MVQLSPKPGETAPQILLETATLDVQGMKCAGCVKAVERQLTQQSGVVSACVNLITEVAVIEYTPETVQPEILAEKLTKVGFPSDVRNTETITAKQTHLNQLQRHKQEAQQQKISLITAAILLLFSGLGHLEHFGGPSLPLLSNLWFHWGLATLALLIPGREIIIDGWRGLWHGMANMNTLVGLGTLSAYFASCIALLLPSLGWECFFDEPVMLLGFILLGRTLEKRARNQASAALEALMSLQPAVARLIGDPFSQDSSSIDIPVEQVRVGEWIRVLPGEKIPVDGEIITGETAIDESLVTGESLPVAKKPGDAVIGGTLNQSGVIALKVTQVGKNTTLAQIIASVEAAQTRKAPIQQFADTVAGYFAYGVMLVALFTFLFWFGLGTKWYPQVLMTSHHSMAMGSTSPLLLSLKLTIAVLVVACPCALGLATPTAILVGTGIGAEKGLLIKGGDVLETVHQLDAIVFDKTGTLTQGHPTVTDCLPLTEISPQTLLQLAATVESGTNHPLGLAMVEAAQQQEIPLLTAEHFQTEAGTGVSAKIDGKTVWLGNETWLSDRGISFEQPQLTEPLTQAGKTVVYLGIDGALQGVLALQDTLRHDAKTTVKELQKRGLEVILLTGDHPQVAQAIATQLGITQVFAQIRPNGKAAIIETLQKTKKVAMVGDGINDAPALAQANLGMSLQGSTEVAVETADIVLMSDRLFDVITALDLSLATFRKIRQNLLWALGYNTFAIPIAAGFLLPSLGFILSPAFAGGLMAFSSVTVVTNSLLLRRQFPKQPSR, encoded by the coding sequence ATGGTACAACTTTCCCCCAAACCTGGAGAAACCGCCCCCCAAATTCTCCTTGAAACCGCTACTCTTGATGTACAAGGCATGAAATGCGCGGGTTGTGTTAAAGCAGTAGAAAGACAACTCACCCAACAATCAGGGGTAGTTTCAGCTTGTGTTAATTTAATTACAGAAGTAGCAGTAATTGAATATACCCCCGAAACCGTGCAACCGGAAATTTTAGCCGAAAAATTAACGAAAGTTGGCTTTCCTAGTGATGTTCGTAACACAGAAACCATTACAGCCAAACAAACCCATCTTAATCAGCTTCAACGCCACAAACAAGAGGCACAACAACAAAAAATTAGTTTAATCACCGCCGCAATTTTATTACTTTTTTCAGGATTAGGCCATTTAGAACATTTTGGCGGCCCTTCCCTCCCCTTACTCAGTAATCTTTGGTTTCACTGGGGACTCGCTACCCTCGCTTTATTAATCCCAGGTAGAGAAATAATTATAGACGGTTGGCGAGGATTATGGCACGGTATGGCCAATATGAATACCTTAGTAGGGTTAGGAACCCTTAGTGCCTATTTTGCCAGTTGTATCGCTTTATTATTGCCCAGTTTGGGGTGGGAATGTTTTTTTGATGAACCCGTGATGCTGTTAGGGTTTATTTTATTGGGACGTACCCTAGAAAAACGAGCCAGAAACCAAGCTTCTGCCGCCTTAGAAGCCTTAATGTCCCTGCAACCAGCCGTGGCCCGTTTAATTGGTGATCCCTTCTCCCAAGATAGTTCTAGCATTGATATTCCCGTAGAACAAGTACGAGTTGGGGAATGGATAAGGGTACTTCCAGGAGAAAAAATTCCTGTAGATGGGGAAATTATTACCGGAGAGACGGCCATTGATGAATCTTTGGTAACGGGAGAATCTTTACCTGTGGCCAAAAAACCAGGAGATGCAGTAATTGGAGGCACTCTCAACCAATCAGGGGTAATTGCCCTCAAAGTAACACAAGTAGGGAAAAATACCACCTTAGCGCAGATTATTGCCTCTGTAGAAGCTGCCCAAACCCGCAAGGCCCCAATACAACAATTTGCTGATACTGTAGCCGGATATTTTGCCTATGGGGTGATGTTGGTTGCTTTATTCACCTTTCTCTTTTGGTTTGGCCTGGGAACAAAATGGTATCCCCAAGTCTTAATGACAAGCCATCATTCGATGGCCATGGGGTCAACTTCTCCTCTTTTACTCAGTTTAAAATTAACGATCGCTGTTTTGGTAGTTGCTTGTCCCTGTGCGTTAGGTTTGGCCACACCCACCGCCATTTTAGTGGGGACAGGTATTGGGGCCGAAAAGGGCCTATTAATTAAAGGGGGGGATGTCTTAGAAACCGTCCATCAATTGGATGCCATTGTTTTTGATAAAACCGGAACCCTCACCCAAGGCCATCCTACCGTCACTGACTGTCTTCCCCTCACGGAGATCAGCCCCCAAACCTTGTTACAATTAGCGGCAACGGTGGAAAGTGGCACAAATCATCCCCTAGGGTTAGCGATGGTAGAAGCAGCCCAACAGCAAGAAATTCCCCTATTAACGGCTGAACATTTCCAAACCGAAGCGGGAACCGGAGTAAGTGCCAAAATAGACGGGAAAACTGTTTGGTTAGGCAATGAAACCTGGTTAAGCGATCGCGGTATCAGCTTTGAGCAACCCCAACTAACCGAACCCTTAACCCAAGCAGGTAAAACCGTCGTTTATTTGGGCATTGACGGGGCATTACAGGGCGTTTTAGCCCTCCAAGATACCCTACGTCATGATGCTAAAACAACGGTTAAGGAACTACAAAAACGGGGCTTAGAGGTTATCTTATTAACAGGGGATCATCCTCAAGTTGCCCAAGCGATCGCCACTCAATTAGGCATTACTCAAGTCTTTGCTCAAATTCGTCCCAATGGCAAAGCGGCGATCATTGAAACCTTACAAAAAACGAAAAAAGTGGCTATGGTAGGAGATGGGATCAATGATGCCCCTGCCCTTGCTCAAGCTAATTTAGGAATGTCCCTACAGGGTTCGACAGAAGTGGCAGTGGAAACCGCTGATATTGTTTTAATGAGCGATCGCCTTTTTGATGTGATCACCGCCCTCGATCTCAGTTTAGCCACCTTTAGGAAAATTCGTCAAAATCTGTTATGGGCTTTAGGATATAATACATTTGCGATTCCCATTGCTGCGGGTTTCCTGCTGCCAAGCCTAGGATTTATTCTCAGTCCTGCTTTTGCCGGTGGGTTGATGGCATTCAGTTCTGTCACTGTAGTGACTAACTCATTGTTACTCCGTCGTCAGTTCCCCAAGCAACCCTCAAGGTGA
- a CDS encoding tetratricopeptide repeat protein, with amino-acid sequence MDAKLEQFYIKYQAGQDLLQRGQYRLSVQTLEEAKALINPSSSLGGDVQMCLVTAYQGVGRLEDAIAVCEELTRHPNLEVRQQSKRVLYILKAPKLKRPDAWMTKIPSTNPEETDNPRYLQAKPISKPQEKPTLEVEDLSQINTKDNAFVWVALALLLIILGCLAWL; translated from the coding sequence ATGGATGCTAAGTTAGAACAATTTTACATTAAATATCAAGCAGGACAAGATTTATTACAACGGGGACAATATCGCTTGAGTGTCCAAACCCTCGAAGAAGCAAAAGCATTAATTAACCCATCCTCATCCTTAGGAGGAGACGTACAAATGTGTTTAGTCACTGCTTATCAAGGAGTAGGACGTTTAGAGGATGCGATCGCAGTTTGTGAAGAATTAACCCGTCATCCTAACTTAGAAGTTCGTCAACAAAGTAAACGAGTATTATACATTCTTAAAGCCCCAAAATTAAAACGTCCTGATGCTTGGATGACTAAAATTCCCAGTACCAACCCAGAAGAAACAGATAACCCCCGTTATTTACAAGCAAAACCGATATCTAAACCCCAGGAAAAACCCACTTTAGAAGTAGAAGATTTGAGCCAAATAAATACTAAAGATAATGCTTTTGTTTGGGTAGCATTAGCATTATTATTGATTATTTTAGGATGTTTGGCTTGGTTATAG
- a CDS encoding DNA polymerase III subunit delta' (catalyzes the DNA-template-directed extension of the 3'-end of a DNA strand; the delta' subunit seems to interact with the gamma subunit to transfer the beta subunit on the DNA), producing the protein MNPFRQLIGQPQGVELLQQAIAHNRIAPAYLFAGPPGVGRGLAAKCFSELLLSLHLAEEKQILLRKRVADGNHPDLYWVEPTYQHQGQLLTAKEAEETGVKRKAPPQIRIEQIRDITQFLSRPPLEASRCVVVIEAAETMTEAAANGLLKTLEEPGKATLILIAPSADALLPTLVSRCQKIPFYRLSQDNLKTVLGRLGYEQIVNDEEILGLSQGSPGEGITAWEQLQAIPFELRQKFKKFPATPLEVFDLAKIITKELDNSGQLWVMNYLQYSDWQKRQNPIIVQKLERAKKQLLSYVQPRLVWECLLLELITLTSSP; encoded by the coding sequence ATGAACCCGTTTCGACAACTGATAGGACAACCCCAAGGGGTTGAATTATTACAACAAGCGATCGCTCACAATCGAATTGCGCCTGCTTATTTATTTGCCGGGCCACCAGGGGTAGGACGGGGCTTAGCTGCTAAATGTTTCAGCGAATTATTATTATCGTTACATTTGGCTGAGGAAAAGCAAATCTTATTAAGAAAACGGGTGGCTGACGGAAATCATCCTGATTTATATTGGGTAGAACCTACTTATCAACATCAAGGACAATTATTGACAGCCAAAGAAGCAGAAGAAACGGGGGTTAAACGAAAAGCTCCTCCGCAAATTCGGATTGAACAAATTCGAGATATCACGCAATTTTTAAGCCGCCCTCCCTTAGAAGCGTCTCGCTGTGTGGTGGTTATTGAAGCAGCAGAAACCATGACAGAAGCGGCGGCTAATGGCTTATTAAAAACCTTAGAAGAGCCAGGAAAAGCCACTCTAATTTTAATTGCTCCCAGTGCTGATGCTTTATTGCCAACCTTAGTTTCCCGTTGTCAAAAAATTCCTTTTTATCGTCTTTCTCAAGATAATTTAAAGACAGTTTTAGGAAGACTTGGTTATGAACAAATTGTCAATGATGAGGAAATTTTAGGGTTAAGTCAAGGTAGTCCCGGAGAAGGGATCACTGCTTGGGAACAATTACAAGCTATTCCCTTTGAGTTAAGACAAAAATTTAAGAAATTTCCCGCCACACCTTTAGAAGTGTTTGATTTGGCAAAAATAATTACCAAAGAGTTAGATAATTCAGGACAATTATGGGTCATGAATTACTTACAATATTCTGACTGGCAAAAACGGCAAAATCCTATTATTGTGCAAAAATTGGAACGTGCAAAAAAACAACTATTAAGTTATGTGCAACCTCGTTTAGTCTGGGAATGTTTGTTATTAGAACTAATAACCTTAACTTCGTCCCCATAA
- a CDS encoding ParA family protein has product MALVISTVNMKGGVGKTTLTVNLATCLAKHHGKRVLVLDLDAQISATLSLMSPHEFAQTRKKRRTLSYLIDNLIQPNPYSKLDINDIIQPYICGIEGLDLLPGDLELYDEYIVSEMLHKQAEMIENPDFETVWNHFERVLMQKILEPVLEHYHFIIMDCAPGYNLLTRSGLSASNYYLLPARPEPLSVVGMQLLERRIAKLKESHQNHQPLNLNLLGVVFISSGGGLLSRYYGRVMRRVQEDFPPHHLFNTSIPMDVNVAKAVDNFSPVVVSMPNSSGSKAFIKLTEEFLNKLPAS; this is encoded by the coding sequence ATGGCATTAGTTATTAGTACCGTAAACATGAAAGGTGGTGTGGGTAAAACAACCCTAACCGTTAACTTAGCCACCTGTTTAGCCAAACATCATGGAAAACGGGTTTTAGTCTTAGATTTAGATGCTCAAATTAGTGCAACGCTCAGTTTAATGTCTCCTCATGAGTTTGCTCAAACCAGAAAAAAACGTCGTACTTTGAGTTATTTAATTGATAATCTTATTCAACCCAATCCCTATAGTAAGCTGGATATTAATGATATTATTCAACCCTATATTTGTGGAATTGAAGGCTTAGACTTATTACCAGGAGATTTAGAGCTTTACGATGAATATATCGTCTCAGAAATGCTCCATAAACAAGCAGAGATGATTGAAAATCCAGATTTTGAGACGGTTTGGAATCACTTTGAAAGAGTGTTAATGCAGAAAATATTAGAGCCAGTTCTTGAACATTATCACTTCATTATCATGGACTGTGCGCCTGGTTATAATCTTTTAACCAGAAGCGGATTATCTGCTAGTAATTATTATTTATTACCGGCCCGTCCCGAACCTTTATCGGTGGTAGGAATGCAGTTATTGGAACGTCGTATTGCCAAATTAAAAGAAAGTCATCAAAATCATCAACCCCTTAACTTAAATTTATTAGGGGTCGTTTTTATCTCATCAGGAGGCGGTTTATTAAGTCGTTACTATGGTCGAGTTATGAGAAGAGTCCAAGAAGATTTCCCCCCCCATCACCTCTTTAATACCTCAATTCCGATGGATGTTAATGTGGCAAAAGCAGTCGATAATTTTAGTCCTGTAGTGGTTTCTATGCCAAATTCTAGCGGCTCAAAAGCATTTATCAAATTAACGGAAGAATTTTTAAATAAATTGCCAGCTTCATAA
- a CDS encoding cytochrome c biogenesis protein translates to MTVSDSSKLSDNLSWPQQSLRKVIKTVADLRLAIILLLTIALFSISGTVIEQGETLTFYQENYPENPALFGFLTWQVILILGLNHVYTTWWFLSLLVLFGTSLTACTFTRQFPALKAARHWNFYQQPRQFEKLALSTELEISELAPIIPILEKKGYKIFQENQAIYARKGIIGKIGPIVVHAAMLIILGGAIWGALTGFFAQEMVPSGAAFKVNNIIEAGPLSAPQIPKDWGILVNRFWIDYTPDGNIDQFYSDLSVINEQGEELERKTIYVNQPLRYHGVTFYQTNWGIAGVKVQVNNSPIFNIPAAPLNTNGQGKIWGTWIPTKPDLSEGVSLLTRDLQGTMMVYDTKGNLYGAVRPGMAININGVTLKIHELIGSTGLQIKADPGIPFVYSGFGLLMIGVIMSYLSHSQIWVLKEGEHCYFGGKTNRAQVSFERELLGVVDELNSAKN, encoded by the coding sequence ATGACTGTATCTGACTCATCAAAACTTTCTGATAACTTATCCTGGCCACAACAAAGTTTACGCAAAGTAATTAAAACTGTGGCTGATTTGCGTTTGGCGATTATCCTCCTATTAACCATTGCCCTATTTAGTATTAGTGGTACGGTTATTGAACAGGGAGAAACCTTAACATTTTATCAAGAAAATTACCCAGAAAATCCAGCGTTATTTGGCTTTTTAACTTGGCAAGTTATTTTAATATTGGGGTTAAATCATGTTTATACAACCTGGTGGTTTTTATCCCTTTTAGTGTTATTTGGTACCAGTTTAACTGCTTGCACCTTTACCCGTCAATTTCCTGCTTTAAAAGCTGCCCGTCATTGGAACTTTTATCAGCAACCTCGACAGTTTGAAAAGTTAGCTTTGAGTACGGAATTAGAAATTAGTGAACTCGCTCCTATTATTCCTATTTTAGAGAAAAAAGGCTATAAAATCTTCCAGGAAAATCAAGCCATTTATGCAAGAAAAGGCATTATAGGAAAAATAGGGCCAATTGTAGTTCATGCTGCCATGTTAATCATATTAGGAGGCGCAATTTGGGGCGCATTAACGGGATTTTTCGCCCAAGAGATGGTTCCCAGTGGGGCAGCATTTAAGGTTAATAATATTATTGAAGCGGGCCCCTTATCTGCACCGCAAATTCCTAAAGATTGGGGAATTTTAGTCAATCGTTTTTGGATTGATTATACTCCTGATGGTAATATTGATCAGTTTTATTCTGATCTTTCAGTTATTAATGAACAAGGGGAAGAATTAGAGCGTAAAACCATTTATGTTAATCAACCTTTGCGTTATCATGGGGTAACTTTTTATCAAACAAATTGGGGAATTGCCGGAGTTAAAGTTCAAGTCAATAATAGCCCAATTTTTAACATTCCTGCGGCTCCATTAAATACCAATGGACAGGGCAAAATTTGGGGAACATGGATACCGACAAAACCGGATTTAAGTGAAGGGGTTTCTCTATTAACGAGGGACTTACAAGGCACCATGATGGTTTATGATACTAAGGGTAATCTTTATGGTGCCGTTCGTCCTGGAATGGCCATTAATATTAACGGTGTCACCCTAAAAATTCATGAATTAATTGGTAGTACGGGACTACAAATTAAAGCTGATCCAGGAATTCCCTTTGTCTATAGTGGGTTTGGGTTATTAATGATCGGGGTGATCATGAGTTATCTTTCTCATTCACAAATTTGGGTCTTAAAAGAAGGCGAACACTGTTATTTTGGGGGAAAAACAAATCGGGCCCAAGTTAGTTTTGAAAGGGAATTATTGGGGGTTGTAGATGAATTAAATTCAGCCAAAAATTAA